The nucleotide window GGTCTTCGGAATAATATTCGAAATTTCTTCCGTTCAATGGATTTCTCTGAATGTTCAAAGCCGGAGCCAAAAGAACATCGACTCCATATTCCTTCACTTCATTTCCCATTGCTTTTCCAACTTTTTCCAGCAAATCTTTATTCCAGGTTGAAGCTAAAGCTGTTCCCACTGGAAATGCCGTTGCATAATACGTTTTTGAATCATTATCTCTCGTTGGCTGAATTCTCAAACCAGCAGGTCCATCCGCAACAATCGTCGCCGGAATTCCAAATCTGTCGAAAGAATCTGTTCCACCGGCAGCTCCGGGAACCAAACCTTGTTTTGAATCTCCGACAGGACCTGTCAGCACTTCGATTCCGGGCATTCCGGTTCCGATTAAGAGATTGACCTTTTCTTCGTTGGTCATTTGCCTGATAATGGCGTCGATTCTTTTGTCAACAGAAAGTCTTGTGTCTTCCCAAACATCTAATTTCCCGTTGTTGTTGGAATCTTTAAATGTTTTTCCGTCAACCGTTACCGTTGCATTTTTAGTCTGAGCCTTCGCAAACGACGATGCAGCCAATAAAGCCAGGAATAATCCTGAATATTTTGCTTTCTGAGAAAGTCCTATCAGCGTTGATATATTCTTCTGCATAATTCTATATTTTTTACTTTTTGTTATTGAATAATTTTAGTTTTGAGTAGAAATCTTCGAACATCAGTCGGGTATCGAGTTGGGTGTAGACTCTGATGTTTCTTCGTTTCGGATTGTCTTCGTAAAGTCCGCTGTCATTGATTTTAGGAGCATTTTTAATGACATAAGAACTTGATGACGGGTCGGCTTCAAATGATGATTGTAAAGCTGTCAGCAAAACCAACGGTGAATCTCCCATTATGTAAGTCTCCCCGATTTTCAGATTGAATTTTTGAACCATTTCCATTAAATCTTCAATCTTTTTGGTTAAATAAGCTCCAGTTTTTCCTTCAGGATTAACTTTCGTTAGGAGTTCTGCGTAAGACATCAAAGTTTGTCGATAGGCATTCCTCGGAATTTGCCAAATGTTTAAATTCGATTCGTTGAAAACAACCTGTGCTGCTTTGATATCGATTCCAAGATTGTATTCCAAAGGTGTGTAACCAGGAGGTGGCGTTGCCAAATCGGGATATTCCGGACCTCCAATCCAAACGACAACAATTTTGTCTGCGATTTTTGGTTCAATTAGGTAAGCACTTGCCACTTCCGTCAAACCTGCACCGCAAACTACGAACAAAGGGTTCTTTTCATCTGCTTTCATCGCTTCTGCAACGATGGCTTTTGCACCTTCGGAAATATTGGGTGTTTTCAAATCCGTCAATGGGGCATTGGAACCTTGCAGAACGTTGAATCTGTTTTTTAAATTCATTACTTCCAAAGTTTCGTTGATTTTCTTCACCGCATTTTCCGCGGTAATATTTGATTTATCAAACGGGTCGCCTGCTTTCAGATGAGAACCGATAATTCCTCTAATTTCTGTAGAAGGCGAAAGAATCTGATGAACGAGCTGAAATAAACCATCCGGGTCGCCACCAAAATCATTGTTGACGATGACGCGATAGCGAGGTTTTACGTATTTGTCCATTTCTGAAATCACGGGAGGCGACTGTGCGGACACAGCCACTGCCGCGAAAAAAGAAGCAATATTAAAAAATGATTTCATTATTTTATTTTTAACCACAAAAGTTTTTAACACATTAGTCACATTAGATTTAAGTTTTAAAACTTTGAAAATAAAAGAACACATTAGTCGAAAATCAAAGATTTTCAAAAGGTTTTATGCTCTTTAAAAAGTTTAGTGTTCAAACTTTACAATCAAAAAAGCTTTTGTGACTTTTGACTTCGTCGAATCTTCGATTTGTGGTTTATATTTTGAGTTTAAATATTTTATAAAAACTTGTGGAATTTCAGCCAGTCTAAATACACATCAGACCATTTGTCAACAGGAAGATTCTGTTTTCCCATTCCGAAGCCGTGACCGCCTTTTTCGTAGATGTGAAGTTCGGTGGGTTGTCCTGCTTCGAGCCATTTACTGTACAGCAAAACTGATTTTGGAGCCAGTTTCAACTGGTCATCACTTGCAGCACAAATGAACATTGGAAGAGATGCTTTTGGAATTTCAGTATCTAAAATCTCCTGACTTGGTCCGCCGTAAATAGAAGCTGCGAAGTTGGGTAACGTTGAAGCATCTTTGCTGTGAAGAACGCTTTCCAAAATGACACTTGCACCTGCAGAAAATCCGATAACGCCCAATTTATAAGGATTGATGTTCAGTTCTTTTGCGTGGGTTCTGATGTAGGAAATTGCAGTTTTGATGTCCTCGCCTGCCATTACCTTGATAGGAGCTGTATTTGCATCAAAAGCTTTTCGGTCTTTGATGTTTTCCATCATTTCTTTGGCCGGGTCGTTGGATTTTGTTTCCAATAATCTGTATTTTAAAACGACTGCTGTGATTCCGTTTTCTGCTAATTTTTTGGCGACATCAATTCCTTCCCGGTTGATGGATAAACTTTGGAAGCCTCCACCCGGAGCAATGACAATTACTGTTCCGTTGGCTTTTGATTTATCGGCTTCGAACAATAACATTGAAGGTTGTGCGACGTTGAAAACGACTTCGGTTTTGAACAATTCATTGAATTGCTGTGCTTCTTTCTGCGTCCAGTTTTCTGTTCCCGGCGCTTTTCCTTTGTATAATGGAATTGATTTTTGAGCGTTGATGGTGCTTAATCCTAAAAGGAATGCACTTGCTATGATTAATTTTTTCATTTTGATTTGATATTATTTTTTAATCCCGAAGTTTCGGGACTAAGGTTTTTTTGATTATTAAACTGTTTTTAAGTTCGCAAAGGCGTTCTACTCAGCTAAGACAAACAATTAGATAACAGTTAGTTTGTCATTCCGTAGGAATCTAAGCTCAGTATTTCAAATATCATTGTTGAGATTCCTACGGAATGACAAAAATGCCGTTGACTTATCTCAATAATTTTAGCAGCGAATCACACGCAGCCCGACTTGAGTGGAGCTCTTTTTGTGATTGCGATTGCTGAAAAGTTCAACTTGTTGACTCAGTTTCTTCGTAATGACAAAAAAGCGAGAATCCTTCGACAAGCTCAGGATAAACTACAGGCGGAAAAGCTGCCCAAAATATTCTAATAAAGAAATGAGACCGAACACAATGCCCGGTCTCAAGACATCAATTAACCTATTTATGATGAACTATTGCTTATGATATTTTAGAGTTCTGGCATCTTTAATCACACCAGACCAGTTCATTCCGTACCCGAAATCGTAGTGGTGACCTTCGGAATCTTTGTGCGTTTCCATATCGTAAGGCACGTCTTCTTTCTGCTTTTCAACCGTCGCCATATTCGCAGGCATCTGAAGCGGGAGCAATCCTGAAGGTTCGTATTTTCCGGTCACAATATCCACAACTGCCTGATTTGACACGTTGAAATTCATCAGAATTGCGTCTGCGTGTTTTTCGAATTCATTAAAAATCATCGGCTTGGAAGCTGTGATAGAAACGATAACCGGTTTTCCGTTCATTGCTTTGTACGCATTTTCAATGGCTAACAAATCCGTGAAGTTGGTCGCTGTAGATGTTTTGTTTTTGAAGGTTCTGTCGTGTACAGTCGGTGCAACAACAGGGTCTCCTGCTGCGATACTTTTTTCACGGGCTTCGGTTGCTGTGTACGTTTGGTACTGAAGAGAAATCGGGACATAACCGTTTCCGCCCTCTTTGGCATCAACATCGCTGTAACCGCCTTCTTCACTGTGCGGACTTTTCACAAAAACCAAGGCAAAATCAGCTTTCGCAGGGTCATCGGTCACATTAAAATGCTGCTTCACTTTTTCGATATCGATAGGATATTCCAAAGATGGTCCGGTGTAAATCCCCCACCAGTTGAACGTTGCCGGAGAATATCGCTTCGGAATGTAAGCCGTTTTTCTTTCTTTGATGGGAAGAATACTGGCTTTGTTTTTCAGCATCACGATTGATTTTACCTGAGCTTCGTAACCTGCTTTCATAAATTCAGGATTACCAACGATTTTCTTGGTTTCTTCCGTGTTTACATAAGGGTTTTCAAACAATCCGGTTCTGAAGAAATTCCTCAGCAAACGAACCGCAGACTGCTCAAATTTTGCACGATACGCTTTTTCGCCGTGTTCTTTCACGCCCATTTGATAGGCTTCTAAAACAGGAGCTTTGTCGTTGTTTCCTCCAAATTGGTCAACGCCCGCTTCCAAGACTTTGTAATGACGTTCTGCGATGGACAATTTTTCTGCGCCCCAAGGTTTTCCGGCAAATCCTCCCGGAGATTTTGGTTCGTCTGCGGTGATGAGCCAATCGGTGCAGACTACGCCGTCGTATTTATATTTTCCACGCAGTAAATCGGTGATTAAGTACTTGCTGTAACCGTTTCCAACGTTTTCTCCGTTTTTCGTATCCTGATTGAAACTAATCGTGTAATAAGGCATTACCGCAGAAGCTTCTTTGGTTCCGCCATTCAGTTTAAAAGCACCTTCAGTAAAAGGTTTTACGTGATTCTGGAAATTATTTCCCGGATAAACTGCGTATTTTCCCATTGCCCAGTGACCGTCGCGACCGCCTTCCTCAGGTCCGCCGCCCGGCCAATGTTTGACCATTGCATTCACACTTTTGTTCCCCCAACCGTTTTTACTACCGATAGTTGTCTGGAAACCGTCGATGTAACCTCTTCCCAAATCTGCGGTCAACTCTGGACTTTCGCTGAAAACGTAAGCTATTCTGTACCAGCGAGGTTCTGTTCCCAAATCGATTTGAGGAGATAAAGCGGTTGAAATTCCCAAGGCTCTGTATTCCTGAGCAGCGATATTTCCGAATTTCTTCACCAATTCCGGGTCGAATGTTGCGCCCATTGCCAAACCATCTGGCCAAAGAGAGATTTGTCCTCCAGCTCCTTCATTGAATTCTGCCGTTACCGTTGCCGAATGTCTCGGGTCTGTACTGTTGTTGGCAGGAATTCCCAATCCTAAACCTTCGATGTATGCCTGAATATTATTGCTCCATTTTGCTGCGATTTCCGGAGATTCTACTGTCGTTACCAAGACGTGACGAAGATTATCGTCTTTTAAAAATTTCTTCTGCTGGTCAGTTAAGTCAAAAGCTTTGGCGCCACTTTCTTTGTAGAACATTCCGTTGTATTTTCCTGCTCTGAAGCCTTCTGCAGGAGCCGGAACAGATTGGTGACCGCTGTATAGCATCAATCCTGCAATCTGTTCAACCGACATTTTTGAAGCTAAATCTTTGGCTCTTTCGTCCACCGGAAGTCTCCAGTCTTCATATTTGTCAAGCTTTCCGTTTTTGTTTAAATCTTTAAATTTATTTCCTGCAACCGTCAGGATTTTCACGCCTGAATCTGCAGAATATCCCAAAACCGGACCTTTGGAGTTGGTAACGGTCTGAATGTTTTGTGCAAACGCTGTTATTCCTAAAAATAATGCGGCAACATTTAAAACTGTTCTTTTCATTATTAAAATTTTAGAAATTAAAGCTTACAGAAAACTGTCCTGTCAATGGCATAATGTAGGTTCCCGTCAACAGTTTTCCGTAATATGGATTGGCATCGGTAATCAATTCGGCTCCGTTAATGGTTCCGCTCGCCCCTCTTTGGTTCAGGAAGTTGATAACTGTTGCGCCGAGGTTGATGTTTTTGTTCACCGTATAACTTACTCCACCGAAAGTTTCCCATCTTGGTGCGAAGTATAAAGCATTCGTAAGGTTTGCGTATTGTTTTGAGAAATATCTGAAACTTGCCCAGAATCTCCATTTGTCAACCGTATAACTTGGGTCGATTTCCATCAACACTTTTGCAACACCTAACACATTGTTGTCGTTGTAATCGTAAGCTGTTTCGAAAGCATTGAAATTGAATTTCTTGTACACAGGATTCTGCAAAGTCAATAGATAATGCAGGTTAAATCCTTTGAAAGGTTTGATTACAAAATCGGTTGTCCATCCAATCGTCTGAATATCATAGTAAACCGTAACGTTTTGAGCCTGAGTTGTGTTTGCAGGGTTGACTAAGTTGTATCTGTTCAGGTTATTATTCTTTTTAAGATAAGTTGCCTGAGAAATCAACTGAATGTAATCTGTGTTCCAGAAAATTCCCAACGCTCCCAACGGACTTTTAATCTTGTTGGTATTCGGTTCGAAAGCCTGAGAATAACTTTCCAGTCTTCTGTTTTCCTCGGTATATAAAGCATTTGCGATAACACCGAAGTTTTTGCTGATGTTGTAAGTTGCGTTCAAACTACCTCCAATCTGGTAAAAACTTTGATTGATTTGATTAAACTGGCTTGGGTGTGTAAAGTTGAAACCTACCGTTCTCGGTGTTAGTGAATATTCTCCGTCTAAGATGTGGTTTTTCAAATGCAAGCCGTAGCTTAAGTTGAAATTATCAGAAACTTTCCACTCGTCGGTTCCGTATATTGAAAGTTTATTTTCCGTTCCACTGTGGAATTCACCTCCTGCATTGTAGTTGTAAAAACCGTCTGCATCCGTTGTAGGGCCAATCAGTCTTTGAGGCTGTGGTTCAATAGTCTGGAAGAAAAACGACCTGTTCGAAGTAAATTTATCAATGTTATAATATTGTTCTAAGACTCCAACCGTCACATTGTGATTTCCTATTTGTTTGTTCAGTGAAAAACGTCCTGCAATATTGGTAATCGGTGTTGAAGGCGTGTGCATTGCCAGCTGCGTTCCCACTGCTCCGGTGTAGGCCTGACCTGTTGAAGCAATCGTGTAGCCCGAAGTCGCATCAGCATTGAAAATACTTAAAGGAATAATGTTGGAAGATTTCGCGGTAGCAAAGTGTGCTTTCGTTGAGAATTTGAAATTCCAGCCGTTGTTCAGTAAATAATTACCGAAAATATCGATGTTGTGAGAAGTATTTCTGCTGTCATTTCCGTCCATATTTGCCCAGTAGGTTTGTCCGGAAAAGATGTCTTTCATTTTGATTTGCCCGTCTCTTACGACGTAAGAATCTCTACCTATTCTGAAATTGTCGAGCTCAGTTACTTTACCTTCCGGTCCGTATTGGAAAACGGCGTAATTGGTAATGCTGTAAGAATCCGCGTACTTGTATTGAATCGAGATTTTTCCTTTATCATCATTAAAATATTTGGTCACACCTGCTCTGAAAATCTTTGTTTCATCAACATTTCTTGTAAAACCCAATTTATAAGTGCTCGGGTCGAAGTTGGCAAAAGCCCCAACGGTGTACGTCCAGCCATTTTTAGAAATCGGTCCGGAAACATTCACGTCTCCTTGCAACCAACCAAAAGTACTGGTTGTGAACTTTCCTTTTAATTTAAAATCTTTAGTTCCGGTTTGAGAATAAGAGTTCACTGCAAAACCAAGGTCGCCCATTGTATTTGCAAGCTGGTCCATTTTCAATAATCCGGTTTTTTCCAAGCCGACACTCTGTCTCCAGGTTTTGTTTGGAAGTTCGGGCCAGAAGAAATAAACGGCAGGCAAATCGTTTTCAAGGATGGTAATTCCACCTACTGTTGATGGCAAACCGATATTCACGTCCCTTGGACTCGTGTTGTTGGCTGCGTTCAACATTACGTTTCTGTTGTTGTCTTCTTTGGAAGACGTGGTCACAGTTTTTACGCCTTCTTCATTTTTTGCAGCAGCATTGATTGCGCTTTTCACTGCAAGACTGTCTGTCTTTTCCTGTCCAAAAACTGTGGCGAAGGAAAGCATCAGTCCAAGAGCTGAAATTTTAGTTAAAGATTTTCTCATTTCCAGTTATATATATTTTAATTTTCTTCAGCTTTTAATATCCATTCAATCATCATATTCGATTATTGATACAGATAATCCTGTTGTAATTATTGCCAATAATATTGTTGTCTAATTGAATATAACCTTCAACTTTTGTTTGAAACGGCAACTAATTTCATTGCTTCATATTGAAACATTACAATAGTACATTCTTTATTTTAATTGAACAAATAAATATTAATAAAACTTAACATTGAATATATTTAATTGATAATCAAATAATTAAAACCAAAAATATCAATAAAATTTCATTGATTCAAATAGAATCAATGAAAATATTATGTTAAATCATCACCAAAAAATGACTCGATTTCTTAAAATTTGCTTTTGTTCAATTTTTTTATTAATATTTTTGTAACATTGACATCAGAAACTAATGAAAATGGACTCTAAGGAATTAATCTCACAACGATCGAACGAAGCAAAAGAAATATTTCTCCCGAATCTTTCTGCAGACCCGGTGATTTTTGGATTTGACCAAAACGAACTGAAAGTTCTTCTGCTGAAAATGAATTACAGAAAACTATGGTTTTTGCCTGGAGGCTATGTCAAAAAGGAAGAGGACTTGGACGACGCCGTAGTGAGAATTTTAAGAGAAAGAGCTGGCGTGAACGCCGTTTCTTACCTGGAGGAGTTTGGTGTTTTTGGAAAAAAGAACAGAAGTGAAGATTACTTCGAAGACTTTGATGAGACCTTGTTCCACAAACAAAGGTTTATCACAATTGGGTATTACGCCTTATACAATCCATCTAAAATCGATTTGACGGTGGACGAATATAGTGAGAGTTGTGAATGGATCTACCTCAGCCAACTTCCGGATATCGAAATGGCTATGGACCATAAAGAGATTGTGGAAAAAGCTTTGCTGACATTGCGCGAAAAGATCTCGATCAAGCCAATTGGTATCAATCTTCTACCAGAAAAATTTACGCTGTCTGAGCTCCAAAAATTATATGAAGCCATTCTCGGAAAAGAACTTAACCGAGGAAATTTCTATCGAAAAATAAAGAATCTTGGAATTCTAAAAAAACTGGACGAACAAAGAAAAGGTGGTGCTCACAAAGCGCCAGACCTCTACTCTTTTGATGAGGAAATTTACAACAAAGCGCTTGAAAACGGTTTGATCAGTTGGTAATATTTAATTAGGTCAAAGTATTTTCAGTTTTCATATCATACTCCGCTTCCCATTTTTCCAAAAGTTCGAGGATGGGAAGAAGCGCCAGACCTTTTTCTGTAAGGCAATACTCTACTCTCGGCGGCGTTTCCTTGAATTCTTGTCTCGTTAAAAGATGATCAGTTTCCATTTCTCGCAACTGATCTGTTAAAACTTTTCTGGAAATCACAGCAATTCGTGCGGCAATCTCACCGAAGCGCAATTTTCTATTGTTGATGACCAAAACGATGATCGGCTTCCACTTGCTTCCCAAAGCCGACATTGCCTTTCCCAGCGGGCAACTGCAACCTAATGTTTTCTGCTGTCTCATCTTTTTACCAAGCTTTTATTTTCATTTGTTACCGCCAAGTTACCACTTTTTTCATTCAAAAGATACAAATCCAAACTATTATTAGTTACTTTGTGTAACAATTAATCAAATAACAAAATTTAGAATGAGTTTAGACGCATTATTCACGCCGTTCACATACAAAAACCTTCATCTCAAAAACAGGATCGTAATGGCTCCAATGACAAGAGCCTTTTCCGACAATGGTGTTCCAACGCAACAGATCGCAGATTATTACGCAAGAAGAGCCGGGTCAGAAATCGGATTGATATTATCAGAAGGAACCGTCATCAACAGACCTGCTTCCAAGAATATCCAAAACATCCCGGACTTTTTTGGAACAGAAGCTTTGAAAGGTTGGAAAAACGTGATCGATTCTGTCCATCAAAATGGCGGAAAAATGGGACCTCAGATCTGGCACGTTGGCGATACGAGAAGTTCCCCAGACTATCCCACAACGGAGATGGAAAAAGCTTCGACAATGACCCTGGAAGACATCCAAGATACAATTGCACAATTTGCAGCATCAGCCAAATCGGCGAAAGACCTTGGGTTTGATGTACTTGAAATTCACGGCGCACACGGCTACTTGATCGACCAATTTTTCTGGGAAGTGACCAATACAAGGACTGATGAATATGGTGGAAAAACTTTGATGGAAAGAAGCAAATTTGCTGTCGATATCATCAAAGCAATGAGAGCTGCAGTGGGACCAGATTTCACAATCATCATCCGACTTTCCCAATGGAAACAGCAGGATTACAAAAGCCGACTGGCGACGACTCCAGAAGAAATGGAAGAATGGCTTGTACCAATGAAGGAAGCAGGTGTGGACATATTCCATTGCTCACAGCGAAGATTCTGGGAGCCGGAATTCGAAGGTTCTGACCTCAATTTTGCAGGTTGGGCAAAGAAATTGACAGGACAACCGACCATCACAGTTGGATCTGTGGGACTAAACGGTGATTTTATGGGCGCCTTTGCAGGACAAGGTTCTGAGAAAAGTGACCTATCGGAATTATTAAAAAGATTAGATCGTCAGGATTTTGACCTTGTAGCTGTCGGAAGAGCAATCTTAAGCGACTACGAATGGGCAAAGAAAGTGAAAGAAGGAAGATTTGATGAGATTTCAGATTTTGCCGGAGAAAGTTTAGGCGTTCTTTATTAATAATTAAAATTGAATAAAAAAGCGGCTTATTTATGATAAGTCGCTTTTTTTATTTTTAAGTAGATTGGAAAAAATAATGCCGAAAGAATATTGGAAGGAAATGATCTCAATTCAGATGAAAATATCTATACATAGAAATCTACAAGAAGTCAAATGATCTCGTCATAATGATTGTCTAAAGCACTCAAAAAAAAATCCCCAAAAGAATTGGGGATAAAAACTAATAACCATGAAAACCTTTTAAAAAAATTTCCGTTACAAAAATATGAAAAGTATACTTAGCTTTCGCTAATTAACAATGTTAATTGTATGATAAAAAAAGAATGATAATCTTAATTTATCGTAATAAATTTTATCAAGTTACAATGACTATCTAAATAACAATTCCCAATAAATATTGAAATAATATTTGATAGTGAGGTAAATCATAAATTATAATCACTTTTAAATATAAATTTGTTATGTCCTTTCAAAGGACTTTCATCATTTGTGTTTTTAGCTTCCCTTTTGGGAAGCTTTTTTTATTGACAAAAGACCTTTAAAATATAATAAGTGATGTAAATATAGAGTGAAATTTTATCTCACAAACCTGCATTCTACAGAATCACAAAACAAAAAAGCCTTACTAACAAAACGTTAGCAAAGCTTTTTAGATTGCAGAGAGGAAGGGATTCGAACCCTCGGTACAGTTACCCGCACACTAGCTTTCCAGGCTAGCTCCTTCAACCACTCGGACACCTCTCTATTTGAGGTTGCAAATATAATGAAATATCTGAATTCTCAAAAGATTATTAAAATTCTTCTGTGATTTCTCCCGAAATATTTTCAATGAATAGTTCTGAGAAGCTTCTATCGTACTTTGGATTGTTCAAAATATGCATTGCTTTGGTAATGGCAGACTCCGCGGTCATATCTTTTCCACTAATGGCGCCAATCTTCGTAAAGATATTGCTGTTGCTATATTTCCCGAAACTAATGCCACCTGAAATACATTGACTGATAACGACAACCTCAACGCCTCTATTCCTAAGTTCCTGCAAAACATTCTGCGTTTTCTCATTGTTAAAGATCGTTCCGGAACCAAAAACCTGCAAAATGATCGCTTCGGCTGTTTTGATTTCCAATAACGATTCGAAGTTCATCCCAGGGAAAATCCTACAAAACAAAATATTCTCATTGAGATAATTATCGAGTTCGAATTGACCTTTAGGTTTCCAAAGCACATTCTTATCGACATTCAGATGGACGCCAGATTGCCCAAGGATCGGGTAATTTGGACTTTGGTAAGCATCGAAGAACTCCGCTGAATATTTCAGACTTCGGTTTCCGCGCAAGAGTTTATATTCGAAATAGACTGCCACTTCTTTGATGACCGCTTCGTCATTTTCATATAGGCTGGCGTAATACAGACTTGTCAAAAGATTTTCTTTCGCATCGGTACGCAAGTCTCCAATTGGTAATTGTGAACCTGTAAGAATCACTGGTTTCCCAAGATTCTTCAACATAAAACTAAGGGCGGAGGCCGTGTACGACATCGTATCCGTCCCGTGGAGAATCAGAAAGCCATCAAAATTGTCGTAGTTCTTGTAGATCCAGTCTGCAATCATCCGCCATTCCTGCGGACCCATATCGGATGAATCTACGGGATTCTCGAACGGATGGACGGAAACCTCACATTCCAGAAGATTCATCTCCGGAATCCTTTTGAAGATCGTGGAGAAATCAAACGGAACCAGACTTCCCGTTTCGTAATCTTTTTCCATTCCAATGGTGCCGCCGGTGTAGATGAGAAGTACTTTTCTATTCATAGTTGAACGCCAAATCTTTGGCAATAGTTTGTTTCGAAGGTGAAAACTGCAGCCCGACTTGAGTGGAAATCCTTTTTTTGCTTGGGTACAAGCGTTGGCAAAAAAGATTGGGAACGGAAGGCGGAAAAGCTGCCATAAAATCCCAACAAAAGTAAAATTTTAATCTGAATGGTGAAAATAAAAAATGCCCGTTAAAAAACGAGCATTTTATTTATGTTTAAGTTAAATTATTTAACCAAAAGGATGCTTGCGATCTGATTC belongs to Chryseobacterium sp. KACC 21268 and includes:
- a CDS encoding nucleoside hydrolase translates to MKSFFNIASFFAAVAVSAQSPPVISEMDKYVKPRYRVIVNNDFGGDPDGLFQLVHQILSPSTEIRGIIGSHLKAGDPFDKSNITAENAVKKINETLEVMNLKNRFNVLQGSNAPLTDLKTPNISEGAKAIVAEAMKADEKNPLFVVCGAGLTEVASAYLIEPKIADKIVVVWIGGPEYPDLATPPPGYTPLEYNLGIDIKAAQVVFNESNLNIWQIPRNAYRQTLMSYAELLTKVNPEGKTGAYLTKKIEDLMEMVQKFNLKIGETYIMGDSPLVLLTALQSSFEADPSSSSYVIKNAPKINDSGLYEDNPKRRNIRVYTQLDTRLMFEDFYSKLKLFNNKK
- a CDS encoding NUDIX domain-containing protein, which gives rise to MDSKELISQRSNEAKEIFLPNLSADPVIFGFDQNELKVLLLKMNYRKLWFLPGGYVKKEEDLDDAVVRILRERAGVNAVSYLEEFGVFGKKNRSEDYFEDFDETLFHKQRFITIGYYALYNPSKIDLTVDEYSESCEWIYLSQLPDIEMAMDHKEIVEKALLTLREKISIKPIGINLLPEKFTLSELQKLYEAILGKELNRGNFYRKIKNLGILKKLDEQRKGGAHKAPDLYSFDEEIYNKALENGLISW
- a CDS encoding NADH:flavin oxidoreductase, which translates into the protein MSLDALFTPFTYKNLHLKNRIVMAPMTRAFSDNGVPTQQIADYYARRAGSEIGLILSEGTVINRPASKNIQNIPDFFGTEALKGWKNVIDSVHQNGGKMGPQIWHVGDTRSSPDYPTTEMEKASTMTLEDIQDTIAQFAASAKSAKDLGFDVLEIHGAHGYLIDQFFWEVTNTRTDEYGGKTLMERSKFAVDIIKAMRAAVGPDFTIIIRLSQWKQQDYKSRLATTPEEMEEWLVPMKEAGVDIFHCSQRRFWEPEFEGSDLNFAGWAKKLTGQPTITVGSVGLNGDFMGAFAGQGSEKSDLSELLKRLDRQDFDLVAVGRAILSDYEWAKKVKEGRFDEISDFAGESLGVLY
- a CDS encoding TonB-dependent receptor codes for the protein MRKSLTKISALGLMLSFATVFGQEKTDSLAVKSAINAAAKNEEGVKTVTTSSKEDNNRNVMLNAANNTSPRDVNIGLPSTVGGITILENDLPAVYFFWPELPNKTWRQSVGLEKTGLLKMDQLANTMGDLGFAVNSYSQTGTKDFKLKGKFTTSTFGWLQGDVNVSGPISKNGWTYTVGAFANFDPSTYKLGFTRNVDETKIFRAGVTKYFNDDKGKISIQYKYADSYSITNYAVFQYGPEGKVTELDNFRIGRDSYVVRDGQIKMKDIFSGQTYWANMDGNDSRNTSHNIDIFGNYLLNNGWNFKFSTKAHFATAKSSNIIPLSIFNADATSGYTIASTGQAYTGAVGTQLAMHTPSTPITNIAGRFSLNKQIGNHNVTVGVLEQYYNIDKFTSNRSFFFQTIEPQPQRLIGPTTDADGFYNYNAGGEFHSGTENKLSIYGTDEWKVSDNFNLSYGLHLKNHILDGEYSLTPRTVGFNFTHPSQFNQINQSFYQIGGSLNATYNISKNFGVIANALYTEENRRLESYSQAFEPNTNKIKSPLGALGIFWNTDYIQLISQATYLKKNNNLNRYNLVNPANTTQAQNVTVYYDIQTIGWTTDFVIKPFKGFNLHYLLTLQNPVYKKFNFNAFETAYDYNDNNVLGVAKVLMEIDPSYTVDKWRFWASFRYFSKQYANLTNALYFAPRWETFGGVSYTVNKNINLGATVINFLNQRGASGTINGAELITDANPYYGKLLTGTYIMPLTGQFSVSFNF
- a CDS encoding glycoside hydrolase family 3 N-terminal domain-containing protein; translated protein: MKRTVLNVAALFLGITAFAQNIQTVTNSKGPVLGYSADSGVKILTVAGNKFKDLNKNGKLDKYEDWRLPVDERAKDLASKMSVEQIAGLMLYSGHQSVPAPAEGFRAGKYNGMFYKESGAKAFDLTDQQKKFLKDDNLRHVLVTTVESPEIAAKWSNNIQAYIEGLGLGIPANNSTDPRHSATVTAEFNEGAGGQISLWPDGLAMGATFDPELVKKFGNIAAQEYRALGISTALSPQIDLGTEPRWYRIAYVFSESPELTADLGRGYIDGFQTTIGSKNGWGNKSVNAMVKHWPGGGPEEGGRDGHWAMGKYAVYPGNNFQNHVKPFTEGAFKLNGGTKEASAVMPYYTISFNQDTKNGENVGNGYSKYLITDLLRGKYKYDGVVCTDWLITADEPKSPGGFAGKPWGAEKLSIAERHYKVLEAGVDQFGGNNDKAPVLEAYQMGVKEHGEKAYRAKFEQSAVRLLRNFFRTGLFENPYVNTEETKKIVGNPEFMKAGYEAQVKSIVMLKNKASILPIKERKTAYIPKRYSPATFNWWGIYTGPSLEYPIDIEKVKQHFNVTDDPAKADFALVFVKSPHSEEGGYSDVDAKEGGNGYVPISLQYQTYTATEAREKSIAAGDPVVAPTVHDRTFKNKTSTATNFTDLLAIENAYKAMNGKPVIVSITASKPMIFNEFEKHADAILMNFNVSNQAVVDIVTGKYEPSGLLPLQMPANMATVEKQKEDVPYDMETHKDSEGHHYDFGYGMNWSGVIKDARTLKYHKQ
- a CDS encoding helix-turn-helix domain-containing protein codes for the protein MRQQKTLGCSCPLGKAMSALGSKWKPIIVLVINNRKLRFGEIAARIAVISRKVLTDQLREMETDHLLTRQEFKETPPRVEYCLTEKGLALLPILELLEKWEAEYDMKTENTLT
- a CDS encoding alpha/beta hydrolase; translated protein: MKKLIIASAFLLGLSTINAQKSIPLYKGKAPGTENWTQKEAQQFNELFKTEVVFNVAQPSMLLFEADKSKANGTVIVIAPGGGFQSLSINREGIDVAKKLAENGITAVVLKYRLLETKSNDPAKEMMENIKDRKAFDANTAPIKVMAGEDIKTAISYIRTHAKELNINPYKLGVIGFSAGASVILESVLHSKDASTLPNFAASIYGGPSQEILDTEIPKASLPMFICAASDDQLKLAPKSVLLYSKWLEAGQPTELHIYEKGGHGFGMGKQNLPVDKWSDVYLDWLKFHKFL